The stretch of DNA tttgctttcctttggggtttttgtttgtttgtctttcagttggttggtttggggtttttggttggttttattttttgtttgaagaGCCTCCCTTTGTTTTGCTAGTTATTAACTGTTGTGTGTAATTAAAGCTGATTGAACACCTGGGGCTCAGGCCTTAGCTGGATGATAAACTGATGCCAGAAACCTGAACCATACCAGCGTCTCTGGGCGTTAGGGAAGGTGGGCAGGAACAAGCCTCAGACGCAAACAAGTGATTGCACCCAGAAAAGTAAATTCTTCTCCTTGAGCTAAAGTAAACGTGagcgagggagggagggcgAAGAACAAGTACCTAGAACAAGAGACTTCTTAAGTCCTCTCAGGAGTCTCTTACGCTAAAGCAAACCTTCACCTTCCTCCGTTAAGGGCTTGCAAGAGAACAGCTGGAGCAAAAACGCGCGGCCCCACGGAGCCGCCCTGCCATGCCGCCACAGGCGCCGCCGTCCGCGCCCGCGGCCCCCGGGGGAGAGCCTCGGCCGGCAGGTAGGTAGTCCGGAAAACAGCGGAAAAGCGGGTTGCCCCTTATTTCTCCTCACAgctgggatttattttttaattcgGCCGCCGGGGGTGGCGGCCTGCCGTAAAGCGCGCGGCCCGGCGGCGAGGGGGCTGCCGTAAAGCGCCGCAAAAAAGTCGCgcgtcccccccacccctcgcCGCACACGCACCGCCTGCGGCTCATAGCGTGTCCccgcgcgcccccccccgcccccgccggtCTGTCGGGGCGGcggatggcggcggcggcggcggcgggaggccgCTCGCTCCCGCGGGCAGGGCCGCAGCGCGCGTAGCGGCCGCGGGCAGGCGCCACCCCACACCATGCTGGCCGCCGCTTGGCTGGGCAGGGGTTTCTGGGGGCTCCTCCGCGGCGCGGGGCGgaggcggccgggcggcggcgcaAGGCCTCTGGCCGGCCGACCCGGGGCGGTGGCGACGGCGgaggggcgcggcggcggcggcggcggggcgggcggccgccgccatGGCAACAGCGGCGTCTTCTgcctggcggcggccgcggggacTCTGGCGGGGCCGCGCGCGGCGCCGGCCCTGCGGCAGCACCAGCGGCTGCTGCGCGAGCCCCAGCGGTTGCTGcgcgcgcccgccgccgcctggCGCCTCCTCAGCGGCGGGagcgggcagcggcgggcggggagcggcggcgccGGGCCGCCGGAGCCCCCCCGGGAGCGGCGTGTGGCGGGGCGCTACGCCGAGCTGGTACGTGACCGGCGCGGGGGGGAGCGGTCGCTGACGGGCGGGGGGCACTTGTTACCCCGTGGGGCGGCGAAGGTCCCGCTGCCTGAGGGCCACGGGTGTCGCGCCCGAATTTGCAGCCGAACGAGGGCTTTTGGGGTCCCTCGGTGGCGGGCGGCGTAACCTCCTTTTGAGGGCTGAGTTAATGTTTCGTAGTAGTTCGAGGCCGCGTCCCTGCGTCCTGCGCAAAGGGCAGGTCGGTTCCAGGAACTTGCAAGGCTTTCTGGCCGGTTCAGGTTCAAGCGCCTGTTTGTCTTGCTTAGTTCTGTTGGGCGCCAAGGTAGGGTTTGCCTTCCCAGCCTGAAGTCTTTGCTCTCTTGCTTTACAGTATGAAAACCCCTGGACGATCCCAAATATACTCTCGATGGCAAGAATGGGTTTGGCGCCAGTTTTAGGGTATTTGATCGTTGAAGAAAACTTCCGTGTTGCACTAGGTGTCTTTGTTTTGGCCGGCGTAACGGATTTGGTATGTCTACGTCAGTTTGGAAATACTTTGGGGATAGCGTGGGTTAGGGTGATCCCATTGACGTGCATTGAAATTTGGACTCCCAATATAGAATGGAAATGAATAAAACAGATCCGTTTTGATAGTTGTCGTTTTCTAGGAACACTAAACGCATCCTTTGCGACATTGTGAAGGGAGCTCGCAGGTGCCTGAAGGGGACTTGGTGCTGGTGGAGCAACGGGAGATATCAGGGTTCCCTGACCAGCCCCGGGTGGGCATTGTCCAGTCAGTGCTTATGCATCTAGTGGTCTGTTGACATGTGCAGGTGTACCTGCTGCACCCATCATGACAATAGCAGCGTGAATTTTAGAACATCAGAtacctcttctctctctctctcttttttttttttttttttgaaataatgaGAATTGAGTATGTTCAGAGGCTTCCAGAACCTGGAATACAGTGTGAAAAAAACCATGATAAAAATATCAGCTAACATGTATCATATTTCATCTTAGTTAAACTAGCTGTATTATATGATGTCATTCATGAAACATCTCTGTAACAGTAGCATATATAGACTATTTTTATTCTAAGTTTTCTAACAGAGAAACATTGAACTTTGTTTTTCATAGCTGGATGGATTTATTGCACGAAACTGGGCTAATCAGAAATCAGCTTTGGGAAGTGCTCTTGATCCTCTGGCTGATAAAATTCTCATCAGTGTGCTCTATGTAAGCCTAACTTGTGCAAATCTTATCC from Haliaeetus albicilla chromosome 7, bHalAlb1.1, whole genome shotgun sequence encodes:
- the CRLS1 gene encoding cardiolipin synthase (CMP-forming) — its product is MLAAAWLGRGFWGLLRGAGRRRPGGGARPLAGRPGAVATAEGRGGGGGGAGGRRHGNSGVFCLAAAAGTLAGPRAAPALRQHQRLLREPQRLLRAPAAAWRLLSGGSGQRRAGSGGAGPPEPPRERRVAGRYAELYENPWTIPNILSMARMGLAPVLGYLIVEENFRVALGVFVLAGVTDLLDGFIARNWANQKSALGSALDPLADKILISVLYVSLTCANLIPVSLTSMIILRDVALIAAVFYVRYKTLSPPRTLSRYFNPCYATAQLKPTFISKMNTAVQLILVAASLAAPVFNYVDSIYLQTLWCITAFTTVTSAYSYYHYGRKTVQVINNK